In Paeniglutamicibacter kerguelensis, one genomic interval encodes:
- a CDS encoding Eco57I restriction-modification methylase domain-containing protein, with protein MTTTRFGHHVPDILDCLAQLSNDEVPTPPKLARAMLDLLPDEVWSRPDFVWLDPFSKSGVFLREIATRLLDGLADWEPDFATRREHILGNMLHGASITEMTGIISRRSLYCSANASGPHSIVRFAEPQGNLPFVPAAHDFQANDRCRLCSAPEELERGEGRENYAYSFIHGTYPTQEMANMKFDVIVGNPPYQIDSDGNTRTMPIYQKFVDQAIALDPRYVLMITPSRWFAGGLGLDDFRARMIADRRMAKLVDNPKIFDCFPGVKIRGGVSYFLWDREHNDDTEFSTRIDGTIRSTARRDLRKGEGVLVRDNRAALITERVAQHGYPSVEETFGPQVPFGLRTNFAGSLEAPFPESIPLIYGTRVGYVRDDQLERNHAWVDRWKVLLPKAGSGDTPLDDEGNIIDVVTGAPIALAPGSACTQTYFVAGVFNSATETENYANYLATKFVRFLVLQRKVTQDITPDRFRFAPMLDMTRSWTDEELYDHFHLTHEERDYINLTIKPRSVNLSLDSPIPASHLPGGSKHRPGAGTDGPEIDE; from the coding sequence ATGACCACGACGCGTTTTGGGCACCACGTTCCCGATATCCTCGACTGCCTTGCGCAGCTTTCCAACGACGAGGTTCCCACCCCGCCCAAGCTCGCCCGAGCGATGTTGGATCTGCTTCCCGACGAGGTCTGGAGTAGGCCCGACTTCGTGTGGCTCGATCCGTTCAGCAAGTCAGGTGTCTTCCTCCGTGAGATCGCCACTAGGCTGCTCGACGGCCTGGCCGACTGGGAGCCAGACTTCGCCACACGCCGCGAGCACATCCTGGGCAACATGCTCCACGGTGCCTCGATCACCGAGATGACCGGGATCATCTCGCGTCGCAGCCTCTACTGCTCCGCGAACGCCTCCGGCCCGCACAGCATCGTCCGATTCGCCGAGCCGCAGGGCAATCTCCCGTTCGTCCCCGCAGCGCACGACTTCCAGGCCAACGACCGCTGTCGTTTGTGTAGTGCGCCCGAGGAACTTGAACGCGGCGAGGGTCGCGAAAACTATGCCTATTCGTTTATCCACGGCACCTACCCCACGCAGGAGATGGCCAACATGAAGTTCGACGTCATTGTCGGCAACCCGCCCTACCAGATTGACTCTGACGGCAACACACGGACCATGCCGATCTACCAGAAGTTCGTGGACCAGGCCATCGCCCTTGACCCTCGATATGTCTTGATGATCACCCCGTCGCGCTGGTTCGCTGGTGGTCTCGGTCTCGACGATTTTCGCGCGCGGATGATTGCCGATCGCCGCATGGCCAAGCTTGTCGACAACCCCAAAATTTTTGACTGCTTTCCCGGAGTGAAGATCCGCGGGGGTGTGAGCTATTTCCTCTGGGACCGGGAGCACAATGACGATACTGAGTTCTCCACGAGGATTGACGGCACTATCCGATCGACCGCGCGAAGGGACTTGCGCAAGGGTGAGGGCGTTCTTGTCCGGGACAACCGCGCCGCCTTGATCACCGAGCGGGTCGCGCAGCACGGCTACCCGTCGGTCGAAGAAACTTTCGGCCCCCAGGTCCCCTTCGGGTTGAGGACTAACTTCGCCGGATCCTTGGAAGCGCCCTTCCCCGAATCCATCCCCCTTATCTACGGGACGCGCGTCGGTTACGTCCGGGACGACCAGCTTGAGCGAAACCATGCCTGGGTAGATCGGTGGAAAGTATTGCTCCCAAAGGCAGGCAGTGGTGACACCCCGCTCGATGACGAGGGCAATATCATTGACGTCGTAACTGGAGCGCCGATCGCGCTCGCCCCCGGTTCTGCGTGTACCCAGACATACTTCGTCGCAGGCGTCTTCAACTCCGCCACGGAGACGGAGAACTACGCCAACTACCTCGCCACCAAGTTCGTCCGCTTCCTCGTGCTGCAACGCAAGGTCACTCAGGACATCACGCCGGATCGCTTCCGGTTTGCTCCCATGCTCGATATGACTCGGAGCTGGACCGACGAGGAGCTGTACGACCACTTCCATCTCACCCACGAAGAGCGCGACTACATCAACTTGACCATCAAGCCGCGTTCGGTGAACCTCTCTCTCGACTCGCCCATCCCGGCCAGTCACCTGCCCGGCGGATCGAAGCACCGACCTGGTGCAGGAACCGATGGGCCGGAGATCGACGAGTGA
- a CDS encoding DUF4238 domain-containing protein, translating to MAVKDAHMVSKSYIRAWANAKNVLEVLDKQDGRGYRRSYNSATVVSYVYDPNILTHDLEQAYAEVESNGIPVINKLRDGHSDLSDAERKALVAFLDMHLDRGRYANQAKTLAPAILVKTDGSHENANLNLGDLILLSQYLPEVRRLSKLGIEEWPWEIWPANGLVTGDGAVLLWCEPGGEEVCTISFPLSPTKLLVIGQDLADGIWLNSKVVENSKRWIVGELGSLNLNFATAEGTQN from the coding sequence ATGGCTGTGAAAGACGCACATATGGTCTCAAAGAGCTATATTCGCGCGTGGGCTAATGCAAAGAACGTGCTTGAAGTCTTAGACAAACAAGATGGTCGAGGTTACCGAAGATCGTATAACAGCGCCACAGTCGTCAGTTACGTCTACGACCCAAATATTCTTACTCACGACCTAGAGCAAGCCTATGCAGAGGTCGAAAGCAACGGCATCCCAGTTATCAACAAATTACGCGACGGCCATTCCGATTTGTCGGATGCCGAACGAAAAGCGCTGGTCGCATTCCTTGATATGCATCTAGATCGTGGCCGTTATGCAAATCAAGCTAAGACCTTGGCCCCCGCAATTTTAGTGAAAACTGATGGTTCGCACGAAAACGCCAACCTGAATCTCGGTGACCTGATACTTCTTTCACAGTACTTGCCGGAAGTGCGTCGATTGAGCAAACTTGGCATCGAAGAATGGCCTTGGGAGATATGGCCAGCCAACGGGCTTGTTACCGGAGACGGTGCGGTTCTTCTGTGGTGTGAACCTGGTGGTGAGGAAGTGTGTACGATTTCCTTCCCATTGTCTCCGACTAAACTGCTCGTGATTGGCCAAGACCTGGCTGACGGTATTTGGCTTAACTCGAAGGTCGTAGAGAACAGCAAGCGATGGATTGTCGGAGAATTAGGTTCGCTGAATCTCAATTTTGCTACCGCTGAAGGAACCCAAAACTAG
- a CDS encoding competence protein CoiA: MPFVAMLGTERVVSLELDEIKWAALRGQELTMPGCGVRAIAKSSSLGTHFFAHYSASECTIIHKPESRQHRALKAAVYRLVGHTPGWRAVLEHPGPQRRWVADVLAIGPANRRMAFEIQLSKQPTQAWEERTQAYFDDGILPVWVTPHTKRYERIILPMVHTGITKVSTLPADPAHLLRETVWHPSENPERSLGDRLQDLLLARRVWKSGSPAEQRARYAAEERARAKQEEAARREHEGRQAVLRARQAAARAKAEAKARQFVDSAVSIEVPPVPAVGSIWGTSIACPTCSARSTVWTCGKAGAFHVAEKPTRGREERSPWVEGAIGRWLAGTGHTQARLSYAASDRQRQQPGFFCPACRHRILQQLIARIPEPRWSRASVRGSQSPPQMTRTDPPARPRDPGRAVRLVAVKTPAPPRPPAPPRPPAPPRPPAAPTTFALPVWDETTSPEEIIQRKAAQAARVAEKEAVRTNPQYVRVSGDWRYRCTLCGAEFDDLREGRHRGGGCV; encoded by the coding sequence ATGCCGTTTGTAGCGATGCTAGGCACAGAAAGAGTCGTCTCGCTGGAGCTCGACGAGATCAAGTGGGCCGCCCTGCGTGGCCAAGAACTGACCATGCCTGGCTGCGGCGTGCGCGCCATCGCCAAGAGCTCGTCACTCGGGACCCACTTCTTCGCACACTACTCCGCCTCCGAGTGCACGATCATCCACAAGCCGGAGTCGCGGCAGCACCGCGCACTCAAGGCCGCCGTGTACCGCCTCGTCGGGCACACCCCCGGCTGGCGGGCTGTCCTGGAACATCCCGGTCCCCAACGACGATGGGTGGCCGACGTCCTGGCGATCGGCCCGGCCAACCGACGCATGGCCTTCGAGATCCAGCTCTCCAAGCAGCCGACGCAGGCATGGGAGGAACGCACACAAGCGTACTTTGACGACGGCATCCTTCCGGTCTGGGTGACCCCGCATACCAAACGGTACGAGCGCATCATCCTTCCCATGGTCCACACCGGCATCACCAAGGTGTCGACCCTCCCCGCCGACCCGGCACACCTGCTCCGGGAGACGGTGTGGCACCCGTCCGAGAACCCGGAACGGTCCCTGGGTGACCGGCTCCAGGACCTCCTCCTGGCCCGACGTGTGTGGAAATCCGGATCCCCTGCGGAGCAGCGGGCGCGCTATGCTGCGGAAGAGCGGGCCCGTGCCAAGCAGGAAGAGGCAGCACGCCGAGAGCACGAGGGTCGACAGGCCGTGCTTCGAGCCCGGCAAGCCGCCGCACGGGCCAAGGCGGAAGCAAAGGCGCGCCAATTCGTCGACAGTGCCGTCTCCATCGAGGTGCCCCCGGTTCCCGCAGTTGGCAGCATCTGGGGCACCAGCATCGCCTGCCCGACCTGCAGCGCCAGATCCACCGTATGGACGTGTGGGAAAGCCGGGGCCTTCCACGTGGCCGAGAAACCCACCCGGGGCCGCGAGGAGCGGAGCCCGTGGGTCGAGGGCGCCATCGGACGATGGCTCGCGGGAACCGGGCACACCCAAGCCCGTCTGTCGTACGCGGCCAGCGACCGGCAGCGCCAGCAACCTGGCTTTTTCTGTCCGGCATGCCGCCACCGGATCCTGCAACAGCTCATCGCCCGGATCCCCGAGCCTCGGTGGTCCCGCGCAAGCGTCCGGGGCAGCCAGTCTCCACCGCAGATGACACGCACCGACCCGCCCGCCCGTCCACGCGATCCAGGGCGGGCCGTCCGGCTGGTCGCGGTGAAAACGCCTGCCCCGCCGCGGCCGCCTGCCCCGCCGCGGCCGCCTGCCCCGCCGCGGCCGCCGGCCGCCCCTACGACATTTGCGCTGCCCGTCTGGGATGAAACGACGTCCCCGGAGGAGATCATCCAGCGTAAGGCCGCCCAGGCAGCACGGGTCGCTGAGAAAGAAGCCGTCCGCACCAACCCCCAGTACGTCCGGGTGTCCGGGGATTGGCGGTACCGGTGCACCCTCTGCGGGGCCGAATTCGACGACTTGCGCGAAGGCCGCCACCGCGGCGGCGGCTGCGTGTAG
- a CDS encoding RNA-guided endonuclease InsQ/TnpB family protein encodes MSVQAAMATTIIHRAYRLTLDPTPQQARKLSQWAGAARAMYNHAIAAKQASHRRWLQEVAFATYEQELTEEQARKSIKVPIPTAYGFNAWLTETRNTHHDAAEKGLLLPGRDGREHDPWMHEVNRSALVSAMRHADDAWTNWIDSLTGTRAGRKIGYPRFKKRGVARDSFTITHDRKSLGIRLATTRRLRIPTFGEIRIHDHANRLHRKLHTGTVEVTSVTVSRHGPRWYASLTVEETIPTPRLSKRKRAAGVIGVDLGVKVAAALSNGELVPNPRFKASHAKKLARLQKALTKSQKGSRNRAQIVQKIGRLTHLEARQREGHAHNVANRLVHTWAIIGIEDLNVAGMTRSSRGTIEKPGKNVRAKAGLNRSILDVAPAQIRHLLDYKTAWSGTQLVVIDRWAPTSKKCSTCGAVKAKLTLAERTFECEACGLVLDRDINAARNIAALAAVAPSTEETQNARRAAPRKPVSSTVKQRTAMKREDPPGSSPPSNGRTFHTVLVQVI; translated from the coding sequence ATGAGCGTCCAGGCGGCGATGGCAACCACTATCATCCACCGTGCCTACCGCCTCACCCTTGATCCAACACCGCAGCAGGCCCGGAAGCTTTCCCAATGGGCGGGCGCGGCGCGGGCCATGTACAACCACGCGATCGCGGCGAAACAAGCAAGCCACCGGCGCTGGCTGCAGGAAGTTGCCTTTGCCACCTACGAGCAGGAACTCACCGAGGAACAAGCCCGCAAATCCATCAAGGTCCCCATCCCCACAGCGTATGGTTTCAACGCCTGGCTCACCGAAACACGAAACACCCACCATGACGCCGCCGAGAAAGGATTGCTTCTGCCTGGTCGTGACGGACGTGAACATGACCCGTGGATGCACGAAGTGAACCGGAGCGCGCTCGTGAGTGCGATGAGACACGCAGACGACGCCTGGACCAACTGGATTGACTCTTTGACGGGAACTCGCGCCGGTAGGAAAATCGGGTACCCGCGTTTCAAGAAACGCGGTGTTGCCCGAGACTCTTTCACGATCACCCATGACCGCAAGTCACTAGGCATTCGTTTAGCAACCACCCGGCGCCTGAGGATCCCCACGTTCGGTGAAATCCGGATCCACGACCACGCCAATCGCCTCCACAGGAAACTCCACACCGGAACCGTTGAGGTCACCTCCGTCACGGTCAGCCGTCACGGCCCCCGCTGGTACGCCAGCCTCACCGTCGAAGAAACGATCCCCACACCGCGCCTGTCGAAACGGAAGCGCGCCGCCGGGGTCATAGGTGTCGACCTGGGAGTGAAGGTAGCAGCAGCCCTCTCGAACGGTGAGCTGGTGCCCAACCCGCGCTTTAAGGCCTCACACGCTAAAAAGCTTGCACGCCTGCAAAAGGCACTCACCAAATCGCAGAAAGGATCCCGCAACCGGGCACAGATCGTCCAAAAAATCGGGCGCCTCACCCATCTCGAGGCACGTCAACGTGAAGGCCATGCACACAACGTCGCCAACCGACTCGTTCATACCTGGGCCATTATCGGCATCGAGGACCTCAACGTCGCGGGCATGACACGGTCATCCCGAGGGACAATCGAAAAGCCCGGCAAAAACGTTCGCGCCAAGGCCGGTCTCAACCGGTCAATACTCGACGTCGCACCCGCCCAGATACGGCACCTCCTCGACTACAAAACAGCCTGGTCCGGCACCCAGCTGGTAGTCATCGATCGGTGGGCGCCTACAAGCAAGAAGTGTTCAACCTGCGGTGCGGTGAAAGCCAAACTGACACTTGCAGAACGAACATTCGAGTGTGAAGCCTGCGGCTTGGTACTCGACAGGGATATCAACGCCGCCCGCAACATCGCCGCCCTAGCGGCCGTCGCCCCCAGCACGGAGGAGACGCAAAACGCCCGCCGAGCCGCCCCGCGTAAACCCGTATCCAGTACGGTCAAGCAACGGACAGCAATGAAACGGGAAGACCCACCAGGGTCATCTCCGCCCAGCAACGGGAGGACGTTCCACACCGTGTTGGTGCAGGTCATTTAG
- the fdxA gene encoding ferredoxin produces the protein MAYVIALPCVDVLDRSCVDACPVDCIYEGERSLYIHPGGCIDCGACESVCPVEAIYFDEDLPEIWAGYAIANAEFFIEIGSPKGAAALGPLPFDAALVAALPLQEAAAHLT, from the coding sequence ATGGCTTACGTCATTGCCCTTCCCTGCGTGGATGTCCTGGACCGATCGTGTGTCGATGCATGTCCCGTTGACTGCATTTATGAAGGCGAGCGCTCTCTCTACATCCACCCGGGGGGGTGCATCGACTGTGGGGCCTGTGAATCGGTTTGTCCGGTCGAAGCAATCTATTTTGATGAAGACTTGCCGGAGATCTGGGCCGGCTATGCCATCGCCAATGCAGAATTCTTCATTGAGATAGGTTCACCCAAGGGTGCGGCAGCACTGGGTCCGTTGCCCTTTGATGCGGCACTCGTTGCAGCACTTCCCCTGCAAGAGGCAGCTGCCCACCTGACATAG
- a CDS encoding aldehyde dehydrogenase family protein has translation MTSTLEATAIAQNLIGGEWTGTSDFERMNPARPGQVASVAPSSTVETLTNAIGAASAAQGKWAALSMPARGAILMAAGEILRGRLGIVAADLVREEGKTLAEATGEVNRAIDVLRFFGSLGWAASGDVLPSGLPGTSIHTRREPLGVAGLITPWNFPIAIPAWKLAPALLAGDSVVLKPAELTPMSATHLAMALMDAGLPEGVLNVVHGKGRVIGEALADDRRIAALSFTGSTNVGLGLHRTLSERRARVQLEMGGKNGVLVLDDASPRTAARVIAAGGFGLTGQACTATSRVYATPGIFPALLDELSGLARNYVPGDGLDPATTMGVVVSEQQLAADIAAVEGATRRGARVLQGGRSNGQAFEATVITNVSNDDPVVTDEIFGPVVAVLEVPDYEEGLAQINNSSYGLTAGICTDSLARSTDFTQRAQAGVVKVNRPTAGLDLNVPFGGIGDSSTNTFREQGHSALEFFSWGKTIYTGV, from the coding sequence ATGACCAGCACCCTCGAAGCCACAGCCATCGCCCAAAACCTCATCGGTGGTGAATGGACCGGAACCTCGGATTTTGAACGCATGAATCCGGCACGCCCCGGCCAGGTCGCATCCGTCGCACCAAGTTCCACTGTCGAAACCCTGACCAATGCCATCGGCGCCGCCAGTGCCGCGCAAGGCAAGTGGGCGGCACTCTCCATGCCGGCCCGGGGCGCGATCCTCATGGCTGCCGGAGAGATCCTCCGCGGCCGTCTGGGCATCGTTGCCGCCGACCTTGTACGCGAAGAAGGAAAGACCCTTGCCGAAGCCACGGGTGAGGTGAACCGTGCCATCGATGTGTTGCGCTTCTTCGGTTCACTCGGCTGGGCGGCAAGCGGCGACGTATTGCCAAGCGGGTTGCCGGGAACGAGCATCCACACGCGCCGCGAGCCGCTCGGGGTGGCGGGGCTCATTACCCCGTGGAACTTCCCGATCGCCATCCCTGCATGGAAGTTGGCCCCAGCGCTCCTGGCCGGCGACTCCGTGGTTCTCAAGCCGGCAGAGCTCACGCCGATGTCGGCAACACACCTGGCCATGGCCCTCATGGATGCCGGCCTGCCCGAAGGTGTACTCAACGTCGTCCACGGCAAGGGGAGAGTCATCGGCGAGGCTCTGGCCGATGACCGGCGCATTGCCGCCCTCTCCTTCACGGGATCAACAAACGTGGGCCTTGGCCTGCACCGCACGCTAAGCGAGCGCCGCGCCCGCGTGCAGTTAGAAATGGGTGGCAAGAACGGTGTGCTTGTCCTCGACGATGCGTCTCCGCGGACCGCGGCACGAGTGATCGCGGCAGGCGGTTTCGGCCTCACGGGCCAGGCCTGCACCGCCACCTCGCGCGTCTATGCGACCCCCGGGATTTTCCCCGCGCTGCTCGACGAGCTCTCGGGCCTGGCGCGTAACTATGTTCCGGGCGATGGCCTTGATCCGGCAACCACCATGGGCGTGGTCGTGAGCGAACAACAGCTGGCAGCGGACATCGCTGCCGTTGAAGGTGCGACCCGGCGTGGTGCGCGCGTGCTGCAGGGTGGCCGCTCAAACGGCCAGGCCTTTGAGGCGACGGTCATCACCAACGTTTCCAACGACGACCCCGTCGTCACCGACGAGATATTTGGTCCCGTGGTCGCGGTTCTTGAAGTTCCCGACTATGAGGAAGGGCTTGCCCAAATCAACAACTCATCCTATGGACTTACCGCAGGTATCTGCACCGACAGTCTCGCTCGATCAACCGACTTCACCCAGCGTGCCCAAGCCGGGGTCGTCAAAGTCAACCGACCCACCGCGGGGCTGGATCTCAACGTACCGTTCGGCGGGATCGGGGATTCATCCACAAACACCTTCCGGGAACAGGGCCACTCTGCGCTGGAGTTCTTCTCCTGGGGCAAGACCATCTACACGGGTGTCTAA
- a CDS encoding SDR family oxidoreductase, with translation MDLGVEGRVALVAASTGGLGLAVATSLAAEGARVVVTGRDLERARSVAASLPGAVAFHLDLSVPAAPAEAVDRVTAELGPVEILVTNGPGPKPKPASTTSAEDLSAAIDGLLLPQQRLIASVLPGMIERGWGRILAIGSSGITAPLPNLVLSNVGRSALAAYIKTLAAEQAHQGVTANLLLPGRINTDRIDALDAAAAERRDTDVQTVRAESFAAIPAGRYGRPEEFGAAAAFLCSDSASYITGVALRCDGGLVRSL, from the coding sequence GTGGACCTCGGAGTGGAAGGACGCGTCGCCCTCGTTGCGGCATCAACGGGCGGCCTCGGCCTTGCGGTGGCCACGTCCCTGGCCGCCGAGGGTGCGCGCGTTGTGGTCACCGGGCGCGATCTTGAGCGGGCCCGGTCCGTGGCCGCGTCCCTGCCGGGCGCCGTCGCGTTCCACCTGGACCTCAGTGTCCCGGCCGCGCCGGCAGAAGCCGTTGACCGGGTCACCGCGGAGCTGGGTCCCGTCGAGATACTCGTGACGAACGGGCCCGGCCCCAAGCCAAAGCCCGCAAGCACCACGAGTGCCGAAGACCTCTCCGCAGCAATCGACGGACTGCTGCTGCCCCAACAGCGGCTGATTGCCTCGGTGCTGCCCGGCATGATCGAGCGCGGCTGGGGGCGCATCCTCGCGATCGGATCGAGCGGGATCACCGCGCCCCTGCCAAACCTCGTGCTGTCCAACGTCGGGCGCTCGGCCCTCGCCGCCTACATCAAGACCCTCGCCGCCGAACAAGCCCACCAGGGAGTCACGGCAAACCTGTTGTTGCCCGGCCGCATCAACACCGACCGCATCGATGCACTCGACGCGGCGGCCGCGGAACGGCGGGACACCGACGTACAGACGGTGCGCGCCGAATCGTTCGCGGCAATACCTGCGGGCCGCTACGGCCGCCCGGAGGAATTCGGTGCCGCGGCTGCCTTCCTGTGCAGCGACTCCGCCTCCTACATCACGGGGGTTGCGCTGCGCTGCGACGGCGGACTCGTCCGCTCCCTCTAA
- a CDS encoding MFS transporter — MSQEDSRTADDGFLEPQSTGKAAVPDPGHRAFLHVLVNTAVANVVTSFLWFALTFWVYLETRSVLATGLIGGAYMLLVSVFGLFFGVIVDRYRKHAVMLGSTLFTLLFFGLAGTMFLLIPEADLLDISGVWFWIFAVVMLIGAVVEQLRNIALSTTVTLLVPAEKRANANGLVGSVQGIAFLVTSVFSGLAIGTLGMGGTIIIALVAIVVVLVHLLTIRIPEPRILREAGHTGLSELKAGVGAVRATQGLFALILFTTFNNLTGGVFMALMDPYGLTLFPVEIWGVVLGVTATGFIIGGGLVAKFGLGKNPIRTMLILVAVTGVLGATFTLREWWWLYLVGIWLFMILMPAVEAAEQTVIQRVVPFETQGRVFGFAMTFEAAAAPVTAFIIAPLAEFWIIPYMDSKAGQDDWGWLLGEGDARGIALVFLVSGIASLLLALGALCTRSYRRLSIAYAAAPENAPENVDSQDLSE; from the coding sequence ATGTCGCAGGAAGACTCGCGTACTGCCGACGACGGTTTCTTGGAACCGCAATCCACCGGCAAGGCCGCGGTGCCCGATCCCGGGCACCGGGCGTTCCTCCATGTACTGGTCAATACCGCCGTGGCCAACGTTGTCACCAGTTTCCTCTGGTTCGCCCTGACCTTCTGGGTCTACCTGGAAACACGATCCGTGCTGGCCACGGGGCTCATTGGCGGCGCCTACATGCTGCTTGTCTCGGTCTTCGGCCTGTTCTTTGGCGTGATCGTGGACAGATACCGCAAGCATGCCGTCATGCTCGGTTCAACGCTGTTCACCCTGCTGTTCTTCGGGCTAGCCGGCACGATGTTCCTGCTGATCCCGGAAGCGGATTTGCTTGATATTTCAGGGGTCTGGTTCTGGATTTTTGCCGTGGTGATGCTGATCGGGGCGGTGGTGGAACAGCTGCGCAACATTGCGCTCTCAACAACCGTGACCTTGCTGGTCCCAGCCGAGAAGCGGGCGAACGCCAACGGGCTGGTGGGTTCGGTGCAGGGCATCGCGTTCCTGGTCACCAGCGTCTTCAGTGGCTTGGCCATCGGCACGCTCGGCATGGGCGGAACCATCATCATCGCGCTGGTGGCGATCGTGGTGGTGCTGGTCCATCTGCTGACCATCAGGATTCCCGAACCCCGGATTCTCCGGGAAGCTGGGCATACGGGACTGTCCGAATTGAAGGCAGGGGTCGGGGCGGTCAGGGCCACGCAGGGACTCTTTGCGTTGATCCTCTTCACGACCTTCAACAACCTCACCGGCGGGGTGTTCATGGCGCTCATGGATCCCTACGGCCTGACGCTTTTCCCCGTCGAGATTTGGGGTGTGGTGCTGGGCGTGACGGCCACCGGCTTCATCATCGGCGGCGGCCTGGTGGCGAAGTTCGGGCTGGGCAAGAACCCGATCCGCACCATGCTGATCCTGGTGGCCGTCACCGGCGTGCTGGGTGCCACCTTCACGCTGCGCGAGTGGTGGTGGCTGTACCTGGTGGGCATCTGGCTGTTTATGATCCTGATGCCGGCTGTCGAGGCCGCGGAGCAGACGGTGATCCAGCGGGTCGTCCCCTTCGAGACCCAGGGGCGGGTCTTCGGGTTTGCCATGACGTTCGAGGCGGCGGCCGCCCCGGTCACCGCGTTCATCATCGCGCCGCTGGCCGAGTTCTGGATCATCCCGTACATGGACTCGAAGGCTGGGCAGGACGACTGGGGATGGCTGCTGGGCGAGGGCGATGCTCGCGGGATCGCGTTGGTGTTCCTGGTGTCCGGGATCGCCTCGCTGCTGCTGGCGCTTGGGGCGTTGTGCACGCGCTCCTACCGGCGGCTTTCGATCGCATATGCCGCGGCTCCGGAAAACGCGCCAGAGAATGTCGACAGCCAGGATCTCAGCGAATAG
- a CDS encoding NUDIX hydrolase, producing the protein MPTQPLVSIDAVPVILHEGSLHLVLGVRDLDPFAGRAALPGVLLNAHERLAEAVQRALLSKAGVAAGAILASVEAGVFDDFERDERGPTLSIARLVILDEKTAMTDPRVMLVPLDGLPDLPFDHTAIVAKAAAVLLDSLWINRDTTRALLGESFDTAELIARMKELAAAAGLPVPETANIGRSLGSNKLLERVAPAAPAAGRGRPPALWKWL; encoded by the coding sequence ATGCCTACTCAGCCTTTGGTCTCCATCGACGCCGTGCCCGTGATCCTGCATGAAGGATCGCTGCACCTGGTGCTGGGTGTCCGTGACCTCGACCCATTTGCCGGCCGCGCGGCGCTCCCCGGGGTCCTACTCAACGCCCACGAGCGGCTGGCCGAGGCGGTCCAGAGGGCGTTGCTGAGCAAGGCCGGCGTCGCGGCCGGCGCAATCCTGGCGAGCGTCGAGGCCGGGGTGTTCGATGATTTCGAGCGTGACGAGCGTGGCCCCACGCTCTCGATTGCGCGCCTGGTCATCCTGGATGAAAAGACTGCAATGACCGATCCCCGGGTGATGCTGGTTCCCCTGGACGGGCTTCCGGATCTTCCCTTCGACCACACGGCGATCGTTGCAAAGGCCGCCGCCGTGTTGCTGGATTCGCTGTGGATCAATCGGGACACCACCAGGGCGCTGCTGGGAGAAAGTTTTGACACGGCAGAGCTGATTGCCCGCATGAAGGAGCTTGCCGCGGCGGCGGGGTTGCCGGTGCCAGAGACGGCCAACATCGGCCGTTCCCTGGGTTCGAACAAGTTGCTTGAGCGCGTGGCCCCGGCGGCCCCGGCTGCGGGCCGCGGTCGCCCACCGGCGCTCTGGAAGTGGCTCTAG